The following proteins come from a genomic window of Geomonas sp. RF6:
- a CDS encoding IS30 family transposase: MSYTHLTENERYVISHLKVAKFSLREIGRRLGRHHTSIMREIARNGPTYPDGVYWYTFTHGTALKRRHQPRSFRRQDNADLVAYVEEKLMLDWPPEAIAARLKMDFPMDRAMRISHETIYRWIYLDAREGGELHKHLRRRRRNRRRQTRYCAGRRFIPGRVSIKERPAVVGTRERFGDWEGDTLHGAKGAGNLATYVERKSRFLLAARLADRRAATMTDHSARCFSPLPEILCQTVTVDNGSEFAEFKDLETKTGLTVYFADPYASWQRGTNENTNGILRHYFPKGFDFRTLSEEEIQQVVKQVNDRPRKCLGYRTPAEVLRASFGGAFTT, encoded by the coding sequence AGGCTTGGACGCCATCACACAAGCATCATGCGCGAGATTGCGCGCAACGGCCCGACATACCCCGATGGAGTTTACTGGTACACCTTCACGCATGGCACTGCGCTTAAACGTCGTCACCAGCCCAGGTCTTTCCGGCGGCAGGACAACGCCGATCTGGTCGCTTACGTTGAAGAGAAATTGATGCTGGATTGGCCACCTGAAGCCATTGCCGCCAGGCTCAAAATGGATTTCCCAATGGACCGGGCGATGCGCATCAGTCATGAAACCATCTACCGCTGGATTTACCTAGACGCCAGAGAAGGTGGCGAGCTTCACAAGCATCTTCGCCGTCGGAGGCGGAATCGCCGTAGGCAAACGCGCTACTGCGCAGGACGGCGGTTCATTCCGGGTCGAGTCTCAATTAAGGAGAGGCCGGCAGTAGTTGGTACCAGAGAACGATTTGGGGACTGGGAAGGCGACACGCTGCACGGTGCGAAAGGCGCAGGAAACCTTGCCACGTACGTTGAGCGCAAGAGCCGCTTTTTACTTGCCGCAAGACTCGCAGACAGAAGGGCCGCAACCATGACGGATCATAGCGCGAGGTGCTTCAGCCCTCTGCCCGAGATCCTCTGCCAGACAGTAACCGTTGATAACGGTAGTGAGTTTGCGGAATTCAAAGATCTGGAAACTAAGACAGGGCTTACCGTGTATTTCGCGGATCCTTATGCGTCTTGGCAGCGTGGCACCAATGAGAACACAAACGGCATCTTGCGGCACTACTTTCCGAAGGGGTTCGACTTCAGGACCCTCTCAGAGGAAGAAATTCAGCAGGTCGTGAAACAGGTCAACGATCGACCACGAAAGTGCCTCGGCTACCGGACTCCTGCGGAAGTTCTGCGTGCATCATTCGGTGGTGCATTTACAACTTGA
- a CDS encoding amino acid ABC transporter ATP-binding protein, translated as MNTDRLPLIQLEGITKRFKSLTAVNGVSLSVHPGEKLVIIGPSGSGKSTLLRSINFLEEIDEGTIRFEGREVGYVRKHGKLHLDKQPVICALRAEIGMVFQHFHLFPHMTVLGNVMEGPLTVQKKSADEARSIAIDMLAKVGLSEKRDVYPATLSGGQKQRVAIARALAMRPKLMLFDEPTSALDPELVGEVFDTIHALADEGMTMIIVTHHMGFARELADRVMFMEKGNFIAEGKPYEFFDNQGGNERIKSFLSRII; from the coding sequence ATGAACACCGATAGGCTGCCGCTCATTCAGCTCGAGGGGATCACGAAGCGCTTCAAGAGTTTGACGGCGGTAAACGGGGTCTCCCTCTCCGTCCATCCCGGTGAAAAGCTCGTCATCATCGGTCCGTCCGGCTCCGGGAAGTCGACCCTTCTGCGCTCCATCAACTTCCTGGAGGAGATCGACGAGGGGACGATCCGGTTCGAGGGGCGTGAGGTGGGGTACGTGCGCAAGCACGGGAAGCTGCACCTGGACAAACAGCCGGTCATCTGTGCCTTGCGCGCCGAGATCGGTATGGTTTTCCAGCACTTCCACCTCTTTCCGCACATGACGGTGCTGGGAAATGTCATGGAAGGGCCGCTCACCGTACAGAAGAAATCTGCCGACGAGGCGAGAAGTATCGCCATCGACATGCTGGCAAAGGTGGGGCTCTCCGAGAAGCGAGACGTTTATCCTGCGACCCTTTCGGGGGGGCAGAAGCAGAGGGTGGCGATCGCCCGGGCACTCGCGATGCGACCCAAACTGATGCTCTTTGACGAGCCTACCTCGGCCCTTGACCCCGAGCTGGTGGGGGAAGTCTTCGACACCATCCATGCCCTTGCCGACGAAGGGATGACGATGATCATCGTGACGCATCACATGGGTTTTGCGCGCGAGCTCGCGGACCGGGTCATGTTCATGGAAAAGGGGAATTTCATCGCGGAAGGAAAACCGTACGAGTTCTTCGACAACCAGGGGGGGAATGAGCGTATCAAGAGCTTCCTGAGCAGGATTATCTAG